A window from Schistosoma haematobium chromosome 1, whole genome shotgun sequence encodes these proteins:
- the ZNHIT1 gene encoding Zinc finger HIT domain-containing protein 1, variant 2 (EggNog:ENOG410VC0C~COG:S) — MCKNEISASYDMEKRELLREATRRPLDDAAKERRQRKTLSLLEQDNHIEEPHSDVKGTKRPQFGDEDEDISANNKRRKKKRISNIRARCRKTFEILLDEEYQATKGGTTGACYFTAAVPPSRLPRRKFCNVCGFQGLYNCIVCGLPYCSRKCYEIHSDTRCMKWVA; from the exons ATGTGCAAAAATGAAATAAGTGCATCTTATGATATGGAAAAACGCGAACTTTTGCGTGAGGCTACTAGACGTCCTTTAGATGATGCAGCTAAAGAGAGGAGACAGAGAAAAACTCTTAGCTTGTTGGAACAAGATAATCACATTGAAGAACCCCACTCAGATGTGAAGGGAACGAAGAGACCACAATTTGGAGATGAG GATGAAGATATTTCAGCCAACAATAAGCGCCGAAAAAAGAAACGCATATCGAATATTCGTGCACGCTGTAGGAAAACGTTTGAGATTTTACTGGATGAAGAATATCAAGCAACGAAAGGAGGAACTACTGGTGCGTGCTATTTTACGGCTGCCGTTCCTCCGAGCAGGCTACCCAGGAGGAAGTTTTGTAATGTTTGTGGTTTTCAAGGTCTATATAACTGTATAGTTTGTGGTCTACCATACTGCAGCAGGAAGTGTTATGAAATACATTCAGATACGCGGTGTATGAAATGGGTCGCTTAA